In the Alphaproteobacteria bacterium genome, CAAGAGCGGCTTGAGATCGTTAAATCCCTGCGTTCCGGAAATATTCTCAATAAGGCTGGACGGGGTTTGCTTCTCTAGTTGACCAAGAAGAGCAACATCGAATGGGAGTTCATCGCACGAACCTACGCGGCCGTCTGGATAGAGCGTAAGAACCTGCCCGCATTTGAGATTAGTGAAGTGGCAGAGGCCCGTATGGCGGCCCTCCAATCTTCGGATAATACTCATAATCGGCTCAAGTGTAAAATTGTTGAACAGACACTCGCCAACCCAGAATGCTGCCGCACGCGACAGAAATGTCGTGAACTCTACAGGGCTAATAGCCCAGCCTGGCGCTGAAGCACCCTCGGAAAGCATTGGCTCCATACGCGCCGAGTTGTGTCGAGGGATGCGCTTCGGATTGACGGCAAAGTCGAAGCACGGGGCAAAGCTGACCGATTTGACAGAAGGCCACTTAGCAAAGTGCGATAGGAGTGCCTCTGGGCGCATAACATTAGTCTCTGAGACAACAGCGATAACTCCGCAGGCCCTACTCTCCCGAGAGAGCAAATCTAGGGCGGCGGCAACAGCAGACAAGGTTGGATTGTCCAAGTAGTCGCGGCGCAGCGCGTTTCCATCTTCGTCGCCGTCCAAGCTAATGCCTATTTCCAATGACGGAACGATCGCGTCAAACAGGGACAGCCAAGCAGCTGTCAGTAGCGTCCCATTAGTCTGGAGCGACAGCCTTCGAACATTGGAGCGAGCAGCGATAACCTCGAGAAGCCTCTGCATCCGTTCGAGGCCGATGATCAGCGGCTCTCCGCCGTGAATCTCGATGTTGATCGGGCCAGGGCCAAGTTTGTCAAGAAACTCACCCAGAACTCCGGGTGTTAGGTATTGTGCGTTTGCATAGGGCTTTCGCTTCTCATAGCAGTAGAAGCAGTTGATATTGCAGGTCTCACCAGCGACCTTGATGATTGAGCTACGAGCAACAGTTTCATCGCCGCTGCGAGACCGATGAAATACCGCTTCGAGTGTGTTAGGTCGCATCGGCGAGCCGCCACAGCATGGCGCTCTGTCCAGTTTGGAGCACGTGTGCGCCCTCAAGGGGAATCCAAAAGCACTCGAATCGAGTGGGTTGCTGTTTCCCGTCGTGATCTTCCTGACTCATCCAACGTTCTGGAAGAGCAGCGGTCGCATGTGCGCGCACGAAGTATCGCTCCTGCAGCTCTTGCCGATAGGGTGAAATATCATACCAAGTAGTGCCAATTACTTCGTCAACCTCGAAGCAATCGTATCCAGTTTCCTCTCTTAGTTCTCGCAAGGCCGCAGCTTCAACAGTTTCACCTTCTTTGATGCTACCAGCCGGCACCTGAACTCCTACCTCTTCCCATGAGAAATCGACATGGCGGAATACCAGCAGCTTCCCGTCCGCGACGCAGTAAACGAGAACTTTCTTTTTTATTACTTTTGTCATTTCAATTGTTCCCCCTTAGGGCTCCCAACCATTGGCCCAGCCTCGCAGCGACCTCTTGCGCCGCAGGTCGCGCCCCCGGTTGGCGCTCTAGGCATGATAACACAAGTTGTGTCATTTGGGTATCCACCAACTCGGTGAGAAGCGCCGCAGTCCAAGGGCGAGGAATGTCGCAAGAAATCGTGCGATGTAGAAGAACGCCCAAACTATAGACATCTGCGGCGGTACCTGCGTTTGAGAAGCCGGTCAGGTACTCGGGTGGCCAGTGGGGCTCCGGGCCTCGACCCGAGGGCCCGACGACCTGCCCGACACGCTTAGCGTTGCCAAGGTCAATTATCGTTCCGCTCTTGCCATCGGTTAGGATATTCTCATGATATAAATCACGGTGAACATATCCCGCAGAATGAAGTTGCACTAGCGCGTCAGCGACAGTTGCCAAGATGCGGATAGAGGGGAGCGTCTTATCGATCAACGCCACCCGAGGAAATTTGAAAGTTGAGCCCTCAATCCGACGAAGCCGCATGTATCCAACACCATTCAGCGTACCGGAGCCGAGGACTACGGGCCAGCCGGATGCACCTGTCATGGCTTCTGTTATCGCGATTTCTGTGGCAACAGCTTCGGTCTCGTAAGCCCTCTCTTCCGCAGATTTTGAAGCGTACCAATAGAACCCATATGCGCTGGATTTGCGGTCCGGCGGCAGCGCATCTAGAATGTGATCCGATCCGAAAAACAGCTTAATGACCTCAGAGTGATCTTCACCAACTAAAACAACTGTGCTTCGCCGCGTGAATGCCAGAAGCTGACGAACGGTGAATCCCGCAGTACGTAGGCGCTCCAGAATGCTCGCGGCAGGATGTAGGGGGTCCAACTTCATCGCTAGGCGCCATAAACAGCTCGTTCGATCTCGGATATTATAAAGCTTGCGGCTTTCATATCGTCCCCCACCTCATTGTTCTGCAAGACGACAATACGCTGACTGACGCGAGCCGGAAGGTTGGTAGAGAGAATCTGTGATGCCGCCATAGAGGACTCTGCCGCGTCCAAGAATCGCACCGATGCTCGCGTTTGGAGTCGCGCTTGAGCAATGTCCGGCGAGCACATGATGATGAAAGTGATCTGGGGGAGGATGCCGCCTGGAATGGTAGAGACATACTCGTCGTAGCCGCCAGCCCCGGTTGCAGCCAACAGAAAGAGATCGCTTATTGAGTAGCGATCTGCCAAGACAAGCCTGTCTCCCACGAATGGTTCTATGTTAGCCCGAAAATGCAAAGTCTTGTCGTAAGCCAGTGCGGCGACGAGGGGCTCCGGATGCAATTGAATGGACCCTCGACGTGCTCCCACGATTAGCTGCGTGGCCTCAGGCGATAGCCAGCCGTGTTGACCAACATGATGCGTCAATCGGCCTGCAGACCTAAAATGACCGAGGACAATGTCCCGGATGGTGGTCTTCCCTGAGCCCGGTACGCCCTCAAGCGCCACAAATGGCATATGCTATCTCTAGCTACAGGCAAACCAGGTAATAAACTTTCTTGCTCTGCCGGTGCGTACCGGTAGGGTACCGTGAACCACATGCGTACCGTAGATGAGGGCGTCGCCGGCCCTTTGGCATGCTGTCCATCGCGTTCGGGGGATTTGGTTGAACCAATCGGACGAAACGTCGGTTGCCGTCCGTGCGAACCGCAGCCGCCCCAGACTCTCCTGCGACCAAAGTTCTGGATTGGACGTTGTCTCTACGAAGAACTCACCGCCTGTAATATCTTCGTTGAGCAATACGCTAATGCCGAGGACTTGGAGCGGTCTTGAACTGGGGGATGGGGCAACCCGGTCCATATGACTCGAAATGAACTGGCCCGCGCCGTATTCGACATAGGTCCAGGGGCGTGCATACCGCACACTCGGCGCATAGCTTTGGACGAGGGGCATTGAGCGTGCCGACGCCGTTTCAAGAATGCTTGCGGCCTGGCTTGGCAATTCGGTCAACTCAACGCGCCCTTCGGGCTCATAGATACGGCGGGCGTAATCAACACTGGCCCCGGGTATCTCGTGCAGGGAGGTTATGCGTGCGGCATCGGAGCGATGACGTATTTCGGCGGAAAGGTTCTGATCCATGAGCGTGGACAGCATTGTGCGCTCGTCTTGGGTGAGAAAGCCCTCGATGCTGCCCACGACCAGGGTTTCAAGTGGATCTATATCAAGCATCCAGAGCCTCCAATCGTTTGAGGTCATCTAGGCTAGTGTAATGATTAACTACCGAGCCGATAGTGTGGCCCACCCTATCTCCTGAGGGGGCCCATGCCAATGTTAGATCACGGCAGAAGGGCGTGTCAGGTAGTGAAAGTGATCCAGTCATAGTATCAGGGGCGCCCGTGTGATCAGTGAAGCGGCTAACAACATCTTGACCGAACCGGCGGACGAATTCATGACCTCGCATGACAACTGGGTAGGCAAGGTCGAGAGCCTCGGATTCCAGCTGCCACCATTGGGTCATCAGAGCGCGTGCGGCAAGTAACAGCAGGTCGGCAGGACTATTTGGAAGTTTGGAGACGGTAATCGCACCGAATAGTTGCCCCTCAACTAATGCCTCGACCGCGATCGAGCTGTCCCGAGGGACAAGCAATGCCCCAACCGCAAGCGTTACAAAATGGTCAAAGTGTCGGCGTTGCAGCTCAGCGAGAGCGATATGGACCTCATTCGGATTGAGGCTAGGTCCTCCCAACGCCAGCACGAGCGGCCCGGATTCTGTCGCCCTTCTGTAGGCGTCAACTACGCACTTCAGGATGGCGCGACCGCCCCCGGACGTATGAAGATGCTCTATTACGAACGCGAGAGCCCGTTCGCGCGGACCAGACCGCGCCAGTTCTTGCAGTAAAGCATCAGAGACAACGAGACGCCTGGCGATTCTGGCCAACCGCTGCAAGTGCCGACAACGCAATTCAGGCTCGAAAATCGCTAGGTGCTGGTAGATTAGCCTGCCATCCAACTGCCTAGACCAAGCATCATCCGTCATTTGATGTTTCCGCACTGCAGAAGCAGTAAAGGTTAGACGAGGCTGCTGGCTACTAGCAATATGCTGCGGGGCTTTCATGCACTTTCGCCGGCTAGGCAGGACGGGATTGAAGATCAGCCAGCTTGGCCACGGCACGTGGGGCATGGGGGATTGGACGGGCACAAACCTCGATGCCGCAGTCGCAAGCTTGCGCAAATCCGTTGAGCTGGGCGTGACTTTCTTTGATACGGCACACAGCTACGGAGGTGGGTTGGCCGAAGAACTGTTAGGTTGTTTACTGTTCGAAACTCCGAACGATCCTCTGGTCATTGCGACGAAAATTCCCCCGGCCAATCACCGACTTCCGGCCACTGGAGATGATCGATTCGCAGACACATTCCCTCCAGAGCATGTACGGGCATGCGTACAAGAGTCTTGCGAACGTATCGGCATAGAAAGTCTCGATTTGGCTCAACTGCATGTCTGGCATGATGCTTGGGTTGATGATCCGCTCTTTGAGAGTGTGGTCCGGCTGATCAAGGGCGAAGGCTGGGCACGCCACGTCGGAATCAGCTTGAACGCGGGAGAGCCCTCTAATGGACTTCGAGCCGTCCGATCGGGCCTAATCGATACTGTCCAAGTCGCATATAACCTTTTAGACCAAACGGCTCAGCTGGAGCTGTTACCGTTGTGTCAGGAATTGAACATTGGCGTCATTGTGAGGACGCCCCTCGATGAGGGATGTCTCGCGGATAACTTTGATCACCAGACTCACTTTCCCGCTGATGATTGGCGGGCCACCTACTTCTCCGGTGCGGGTCACATCGAACGACTGGAACGTCTGGCCGATCTGAGACGTGCGATTGGACCTGAGTTGGCATTGAGCGATATTGCGCTGCAATTCTGCCTTGCGCATCCCGCGGTCTCAACAGTTATCGTTGGTATGCGCAACGAGAAACATGTGATGCGGAACTGCATGGCCTGCGAGACACCTATCGACTTCGAACTACTGAAGCGCCTCGGTCGGTGAGGCCGACTACCGCCGGATATAGCTTCTGCAAAATGGAAGCCGAAATAGTTCGGTCGCTATGTTTCGTAGAGTGCCTCTATCTATGCGGTTCAAGAATTCGTTATTTGTCACGGCACCATCCGATCCGATAGGCGCCGTGTGATGTATGTCGTCATCAAGTCCATCAAAGGTCGCCGGTACCGTTACCTCCAGCACAGCTGGCGAGAAGGGAAACGTGTCCGCACCAAGAGCATCTGCCTCGGCCCTGCTGATGGAGAGAGCGCAAGCGCGGCCGCGCCCACCACAAGGAAGCGCGATGTCCTCTCCTGTCTCGCCGCTCAGCGGCTCTCGCCGGAAGATCGCGCGCTAGCGACAGCCGAGAGGCACGCCGCGAGGATCGACAAGTACCAACGTGATCACTTCGGGGAGACTGCCGCCGAAAGAGCCGATCGCGAGCATATTGAGCACCTCGGCAAATTGTATTCTGCGTACGGTCTCACCGTTTCCGATCCAAAGATCGCTGAGGCGGCCAAGGCTGCCGCCGCGCAATCCGCTCCGGCCGCTGAGGCAAAGGAAAGCCCCTCCGGCGAGGAGGGGCAGGGAAGTGAGGCGTACGGGCCGGACGATGCTCAGAACAACTGAGCCGGTTCGGTCTTCTTCTCGTCCATCAGCGCCGCTAGCATTTCGAGTTGCTGGGCGGCGATTCCGTCGGTGAGGAAGGCGACAACGCTTTCCGGTGCGATTCCATTCTCGACCGCTAAGAGCACTTGTAACGGATCGCGGCAAACAAACAGGTCGCCTCCTTCCGCCAACCGATCTGCGTTGAAGATCGTCGAGCCGGGGTCGAAGTTGTGGAACAACAGCCGGGGCGACTGCTCCTTCGTCACCGCGATCCCGACATAGGCCAGCAGCGTGCCGTCCTTGCCGTGCACTGGCACGGCGTACCGCCCGCGTAGCACGCCCTTGCCGGCGTAGCCGCTGGCGAAGGCCTCGGCCGTGGCGGGTGAGACCCCCAGCGCCTGGATCGCCGGATGCTCCGGTTCAAGATAGGGGAGCGGGTTGAGCCCCGCCTTCTGGTTCTGGGGAGCGGTAGAGGAACGGTACGGTACAGTTCCGGAGGCACGAGCCGGAGCTGTAGGAACTGTTCCTCCAAACTGCGACTGGATCAGTTGCGCCGCCTCGGGCTGCGAGCACGCCTTGATGTGGGCGACAAGCTTGATCAGATCCCCGCCAACCTTGGCGGGGAAGCAGTAGAACAGTCCACGCCCCGGCGTGAGAACAAGCGCACGATCACCGCCGGTGTTGCAGATCGGGCAGGCGCCGCGTTGCTGATCGCCGCTCGGTTTGAGTGTCAATGCCAGCCACTCGGCCGCCTGCATGATGGTGATGCGAGATTTCAGGTCCGCGAAGTCAATGTACGGCATGGGGATAGCCTCCCGATGTGATTGCCGCTCCCCATTGTACCATTAGGCAGGAACTGCACGCTGAAAGGAGCAACAGATGTCAGTCACCGAAGGAGAGACACGAAAGACGCGGCAAGGAGCAGAGCGCCGCAAGCCGGTGTATGTCGTGCGCGCACCCGACCCGAACGCGCGGGGGCGATGGGTTACGCTCGGCTACGCGTGGCGCCGCAAGAATGGCGAAGAAGGCTTCAGTCTGAAGCTCAACTCGATCCCGGTCGGCAATTGGGACGGCGCGCTGGTGCTACTGCCGCCGCTGTCCAACGAAGAGATTCCGGAGCAACCGGAAGCCTGAATGCGAAGGGCGCCCACGTGTGGGGCGCCCTTTTCCTTAGCTTGGCTCGGCGGTCGTCCGTGTTGGACAGGTGCGGGCGGTGTGGCCGGTCTCGCCGCAGCTGCTGCACTTCACCGGCTTCTTCTTCACCTCGCCGCAGAGCAATGTCATCAACTGTTCGTCGATTTCTTCCCGCCTGCGGATGAGGTCTTTGGTCAGTGCGATCTTGTCGTCAAGCTCCATTCAGTTCTCCGTGCTGTTGATGAAAAACGGCGGATTGCCGACACGGTCCCAGCCCGAGGTGAGCAGAGACAGTGCAGGTTGAGGGGCGCGCTGGAAGCTCCCCAAGCTCGGTTCGGCCTTAAACAGAAAGGCACGTTTCCAGTGATTTTCGCCGGCCAAAGTGCGCAGCAAGGCCTTGATGCCATCCAAATGTCGGGCGTTGGTGGTGATGGTCAGCAACAACATCGGCGTCGCGGTCATTCCGAAGTGGGTCTTATAGGCGCCGCGCGAGAGCACCTCGCGATACTGCAGCAGCTTGCGCAGATATGATGTTTCGTCGAGATTTGAGCGGGGTGAGCGGCATGGTGGCGCGGTCAATCTCGAGCGCGAAGCAGCGAAAGGTGCCGTTCGGATATTGCAGACCGAACACGGCATCCGGGATGACCGGACTATCCGACTGCTGAACCTTGCCGCCCGGAAACAGATGCGAAATCGAGACCGGAATCGCGAACGGCTGACGGGCCTCCTGGGTCGCCTTCGGCGCGCGTGCCAGGATCTCGGTGCAGGTAATGAAGCGCAGCCCGGATGCCTTCGCCGCCGCCTCGATCGATGCGACCGCATGACAGATGGTCAGGTTATGCGCCGCCAACGTTTTTGCCCCGTAGCGGCCCTGCCGGAGCCAGGTGGCTGGTTCGGCCGCTCCCGAGCGCTGCGCAATCAGCGCCGCGCCGTCGTCGGACAGCTCGTAGATTTCCGGGTCGTAGAACGGGTCGCGCAGAAACGCGCGCTGCGGCAACCGGTCGAGCAAACCATGCTCGTGGAAAAGGTCGCTCAGCGCGCTGCGCACGTTCGTATTGCGCGACCCAAGCAGCGCGTAGATGTGATTTGCGTCCAGGAAGCGATAGCGGTGCAGGAGCCCAAGAATTTGCAGGTGGCGCGGCGTTATCCGCACGAGCTTGCCGCTGGGGGTCCTTCGGATGCGCGATCGTCGCTTGGCTGCTTCCATACATGACGAGATACGCCACCGGCTCGCCGTGTAAACGTTATCGATGCGACGGAATGAACCGACCTGAGCATCAACGCGCGAGCATGCGGAATATCAAAAATTCTACCATTCTTTGCTGGCGGCGGTTGGCAACTCCGGGGGAGTAGGGGACAGCCGCGGAGGTGGGGTCTCGTTGTCTTGCCGCGGCGCTTCCGAGCCCGGCGCGGGCGGCGTCGGCTCTTCCGCAATGGCTTGCGGCGGTGCCGGCAATGCCGCGTAACGGCTGCGCATGTAGTCCTGCACGATGACCCGCTCCTCGTGCGCCATGCGGTCGAGGGCTTCCATGGTGCCGAACGGAATCTTGAGCGAAATGGCGCTGGGGGTAAAGTTCTTCACGTAGGCGGCCCAAGAACCGGTCTGCTGCTGTTGAATGAACGACGGGGCGCAGCGCAGTTCACGCGCGATTGCATGAGCGTCCCGATCCGACACGCCGCCGACGAACTTGATGCTGGTATTCGAGAACAGGCTTTCCAGCACCCCCTGGCTGATCTGCGAGAGGTACTGGTGTGCGAGAATCAGTCCAACATTCTGCTTGCGCGCCTGCTCCAAGATAGCGGTCACGTTGGCATCGCTCGAAATGTAGTCGTGGCATTCGTCGATATAGACAAAGCACGGCAGGCGCTGCGATGGATGAAGCGTTGCGCGCTCCTGGGCTGCATTGGCGATCAGCGCG is a window encoding:
- a CDS encoding radical SAM protein — its product is MRPNTLEAVFHRSRSGDETVARSSIIKVAGETCNINCFYCYEKRKPYANAQYLTPGVLGEFLDKLGPGPINIEIHGGEPLIIGLERMQRLLEVIAARSNVRRLSLQTNGTLLTAAWLSLFDAIVPSLEIGISLDGDEDGNALRRDYLDNPTLSAVAAALDLLSRESRACGVIAVVSETNVMRPEALLSHFAKWPSVKSVSFAPCFDFAVNPKRIPRHNSARMEPMLSEGASAPGWAISPVEFTTFLSRAAAFWVGECLFNNFTLEPIMSIIRRLEGRHTGLCHFTNLKCGQVLTLYPDGRVGSCDELPFDVALLGQLEKQTPSSLIENISGTQGFNDLKPLLLKCTSCSYHSLCGGGCLATRLRYQGTDRYEAYCDHRIAVIEAVRSLWATADASHDRASSQ
- a CDS encoding CHC2 zinc finger domain-containing protein, translated to MPYIDFADLKSRITIMQAAEWLALTLKPSGDQQRGACPICNTGGDRALVLTPGRGLFYCFPAKVGGDLIKLVAHIKACSQPEAAQLIQSQFGGTVPTAPARASGTVPYRSSTAPQNQKAGLNPLPYLEPEHPAIQALGVSPATAEAFASGYAGKGVLRGRYAVPVHGKDGTLLAYVGIAVTKEQSPRLLFHNFDPGSTIFNADRLAEGGDLFVCRDPLQVLLAVENGIAPESVVAFLTDGIAAQQLEMLAALMDEKKTEPAQLF
- a CDS encoding aldo/keto reductase, which encodes MKISQLGHGTWGMGDWTGTNLDAAVASLRKSVELGVTFFDTAHSYGGGLAEELLGCLLFETPNDPLVIATKIPPANHRLPATGDDRFADTFPPEHVRACVQESCERIGIESLDLAQLHVWHDAWVDDPLFESVVRLIKGEGWARHVGISLNAGEPSNGLRAVRSGLIDTVQVAYNLLDQTAQLELLPLCQELNIGVIVRTPLDEGCLADNFDHQTHFPADDWRATYFSGAGHIERLERLADLRRAIGPELALSDIALQFCLAHPAVSTVIVGMRNEKHVMRNCMACETPIDFELLKRLGR
- a CDS encoding NUDIX domain-containing protein, encoding MTKVIKKKVLVYCVADGKLLVFRHVDFSWEEVGVQVPAGSIKEGETVEAAALRELREETGYDCFEVDEVIGTTWYDISPYRQELQERYFVRAHATAALPERWMSQEDHDGKQQPTRFECFWIPLEGAHVLQTGQSAMLWRLADAT
- a CDS encoding replication-relaxation family protein yields the protein MRITPRHLQILGLLHRYRFLDANHIYALLGSRNTNVRSALSDLFHEHGLLDRLPQRAFLRDPFYDPEIYELSDDGAALIAQRSGAAEPATWLRQGRYGAKTLAAHNLTICHAVASIEAAAKASGLRFITCTEILARAPKATQEARQPFAIPVSISHLFPGGKVQQSDSPVIPDAVFGLQYPNGTFRCFALEIDRATMPLTPLKSRRNIISAQAAAVSRGALARRL